A window of Nicotiana sylvestris chromosome 8, ASM39365v2, whole genome shotgun sequence genomic DNA:
TGATGAACTGCTAACTACAGTTACTGTTGCAGACCAACTCTCCGGTAGAGATGATAGTAGAATCAATGCTCTGATTTCGTCATCAATTGTTATATTAACATAACTCAACTGAGTTAATAATATATTAAACTCGTTGATATGTTCCGTGACTGATCCACCTTCTGTCATCTTTAAGTTGAACAATCGACGCATCAAATAGACTTTATTTGAAGCAGATGACTTCTCGTACATATTTGATAACGCCTTCATCAGGCATGCAGTGGTCTTCTCGTCAATGATGTTAAACGCCACATTTCGTGTTAGCTTCAAACAAATCACACCAAGAGCTTGGCGATCTAATAGATCGCAATCTGCTTTGGACATAGTCTCCGGTTTCACCTCGGTCAGAGGTAAGTGTAATTTTTTTGGTACAAATAATCCTCTAtttgcattttctagaatccaAAATCTTTGCCATTGAACTTGTCAATCTTAACCTTCCCTTCTTCCGATGCCATTTTTCACAAAAAATTTATGTGAATAGTGCCTATGAACAGTACGATGATCAATAGTGTCGCACTATTCTTGTGAATAGTACCTACACCAGTTCTATACTTTTCTACCAGAATTACATTGtatgtgctctgataccaattattgGGAAGTGTGTcaagataataaaaagaaaaggatatTTAAGAGAGAAGCAATAAATTGtacaagacaagacaagacaagatttacgtggttcagcaatttttgcctactccacggccacacaaagaatagctctttattaattaaaaagagaaagaagaagtcttgggatgatctacaaatgaatatgtagacccctatttataggcatttgaatgccctgccgaggtaagagcttacatcataagaatgccgatgtaagcgcttacattaTAAGAATgtcgaggtaagcgcttacatcacaagaatgtcgatgtaagcgcttacatcatattttcatctctttttgatttttctttcttttgttttgtctattttgacaTACAACAATAGGTTTGGTCCTATCACCCTCTATCCCACATGTTCACTTTTCCTTCTTTCTGTAGAAATGATGTATAGAACAATTAAGACTTCTTAGTAGCTTGTGACTTACGGTATTTCGGATTTTGGAAATTGTTTGGTACATTTCAGAGGTGATAATTGTATATGTCGAGTGGCATTCAGTTTCTTATTAGATATTTGTTACTGTTAGTAGTTAATGTTCatgcttttattttatttccgcaaagtgttaggcttacctagtcgtagagactaggtgccgtcacgacaacTCACGGAGGGAgagattgggtcgtgacagattggaTATGGGTTAGGTTTTTTAAAAGTTTGTATATTCGAATCAGATTCAGATTGGTAAAATATTAATCTAATCCGACCCGAAATCCGAATTATATGGACATGTATAAATATGAGACTTACATTTTAGGGTAAAATCTTTTTATTTCATCCGCCTCTCTTTAGACTCTTCTTTTCTTAGTTTATATTAAAGTCTTTCTCTCTAACCTCTCTTCAGATTTCCTTTTTTGCTTCTCTTAAGTCTTAATCTGTCTCTCATTATCAGTCCCTCCTTCTTATCGACGGACAAAGATGCCTCTCCCTTATTAGATATATGTTTGGAATTTCAGTTTATTTTGTTTAGCtatgaaatttttgttttgtctattgcTATGAAAAACATTTGTTGCCTTTCAATTTAATTGAATGGTGAATAACTTAGAAAGTGCAGTAGCCGATTAGATTGTTAGTAGCCCTTACAATTCAATCCAAAAATCCGAAATATTAGCccaatccaaactttaaaatccgatccgatccaattTAATTTGGATTGCATCTTATAAAATTCAAATCCACATTTATAATCCGAAATGTGCTAAATCTGATCCGATTGATGCACATCCCTATCTGAAAGAGATCATTTAAACGGGTGGTTTTCTTATGTAGTGTGAAGAACTCGTGCGAATTTGATGATTGTAAATAATTAAGTACTTAGTGTTAAAactaatttaataatttttttcttGTGAGAAGCATTAAGGATTCATCTCATTACATCATTTTCAGAGTGAGGATGGGCAAGGAACAAGAGTctgtttggcttagctgattttgAGCAGTCGATAAGCATTAGGtattgaaaagcacttttaagtgctTGAGCTGAATtcataaataagcagttacgtgtttggataaaaatgctgaaattaataataagcaacTGAAATTGTTTGATTAAAAAGTGCTGATAAACTATTTTTATGTTAAAATGACTTAAATGACCTTATAACAATTTACACTACTAAAAACgccattttcttcaaaattttaggtTCTACATAGATTCAAATACAAAAGTAACCTATTATcatgttattttaattataaaaatgattagataatatcttttttttttataaatataatttatgtTATGATAAGTATACAATCATAAATTAGAACGTATGGAGTATAAATTAACAAAAGTTAAGAAAAAACCTTAAATAAAGCACACAATATTTGCAGAGAAGAAACAAACACTTAATATGTATTATTTATAGTAAATAAAATTAAAACACTCAACTATCATAAATAGCTTGAGCAATCAGATCACGAATTGCCATCTAAATATTATTATCTCCTTGATTTTTTACATTTTCTTCATTTGCAACGTTGACTCTTGCGGATCTTCTAACATCAAGATCAACATGTGGCACATATCTCTCATTCTCAGCTTCTTGGAATGCATTGTCCACCTTACATTTCTTTCTAATATAATTATGAATCGTCATTGTAGTCAATGTGATTCGATTTGGAACACCCCTAATAGTGATGACTTACAACGAGAGAAGTACACAAGAAAGCATTCAAATTGtaccccaaaaaataaaaataaataagagaaaACATTCAAATTAATCTTGTACAGCACTCTTTTGTTTTTTATACTACTATTTACTGCACCAAATCCACGTAAAAATATACAACTAAAAGAGTAGGAATCTTACTTGAGGCTAACGGTACAAGTCACATATGTATAACAATACGAAGACAAGTGAATCTCATTACCTCAAATTGCATACAGAAACGGGCTGGAGAATTGCAGAGGCACGGGCTGTTTAGGTTTGAAGAACTGAGAGAGAGTGAAACTATacgagtaattttgttttaaaaagaagtattttagagatagaatagtaaatattttggtcaaacctaaagtgcttataagctgaaatttgataagttgggggagatCAACTTATGGTTTATTTTTGACTTATAAGAACTTGACTTATAAACACTTTTAATTTACCAAATGTGTAGATAAGCCAAAAGCTTATAAGTTTAGTCAAACACCCTCCAAGTTGGACAATGAAGCAGAATGTTTTGACATATAACTTAGGAATTCAAGTGAGAAACACGTGATGATCTTCGAGTTATGTTAGTTTTGGATGAAAGTTGTTCACTTTGAGAAACTACAAGATGATATTTGTTCACCAAAGTACTTTAACTATGAAACTTAAGTTATGAGTATACTTGAGGGACTTTTTTGGCCAAAAACTATTTTCCTAAGATGTCGAACtcaaacaaaaaaggaaaaagaaaaagaaacaaaaagcaAGGAAGCTCTCCCGGGCAACTTATATTCCTCAGCTTTAGTTGGGAATAAATAGAGAAGCACAAAGAAATACATAGCGCTCAAAGGATGGCTTGCCTGCACGATCACGATTGCGCCGACCATAACTGTTCCTCCGATTGGTCTCTCTTCAAGCATATCGACCTTTCTAAGGTTCTCTTCTCTCTGTTcttttagtgtgtgtgtgtgtgtgttcttgTTTATTAGGCTTCAGTGATAAAGATTCCTGATGGATTGATATCATTTATCAAATACTGGATAAACCCACTTATGCGAACTATTTTGGCAAATTGGGGTCGACTGTTTTGTTGATTCTTGATTGAACTgcaattttattattttatacaacAAATTAAAACTGCTAGTGTTTTGAGTTTCTTGATTATAGTATCAGCTGTGCTTTAGGTTGTTACCAGGTTGGAAATGGTGTGGGGCCCTGGGGTGGGCGGTTTTGAGTATTAGTAACTGGAATGAAGAACCCTTTTTTAAATATTTCTATGTTGATCTAAAGTTGGAACTTTTAACTGTCAGTTAGTTCTATAGTAAGGGCTGCTCCATTTCGAGTTAGAGGTGCTGACTTTTGTTGTGATAAGCTTTATATCTAGATAAAATTGAGAAGACAGTGCGAGTGGAGTTAGAAAACTTAGTGTAGTTGCGAATTTTCGCTGTAATGAGTCTGAATGGTTCTAGAGATAGCGTCTCTAAAGCTCCAATAAGAAATTTGATATGCTGTtgactgtattttcttttgttggctAGGCAAATTGATCATCCATATTCTAAATATGTAACTCATCGAGCTAAATTCTAAGGACAGCAGAAGTTGTGAGAGAAGTTAGTATTGATTTTGCAATAGCATATCTTAAATCAGAATGCCAGGGGCTTTTTGATTTGTGGTTCCCATGTTAGAGATGTATATAAACTTCAGAATTGTGATCCTAGGATTGCACATGCTCAGATTAACTTATGCATATATTTATTAGCTTCTTCAAATTCCTTATACTTTAGTTTTTGTGCTACCAAAAGGTGTCTGCTTTGAACGAGGCTATCAGAGGAAGTGTCAAATCCGTTTTTAAACCATGGGAGCAGCGTTTGAATACTTCGGAGGTAATCTCAGACCAAAAATGGCTTGATCTAGACCAAATAATCCCTTGACCTTTTCTCTCTATGATATTATGTAGTCTGTGGTGATTACTCAGTTTGTCCAAGATTCAATAGGTTCAATAGTCTTCTTATCTTAGTCATCTTGTTCAAAAGCACACACATGATGTTATGCTTGGTGCTTCTTGGAATTGAATATATCTCTTAAACCTACTTTGGCATAGGaaaaaaaaggaacaaaataaCGAAgtattattttttggaaaattatGGTGTAAAGTGCTGCACTGCTGCTAGATGCTGGTGTTTGGTTGACATGGAAAATCTTTCTTCACCTTATTAATTCTGACATTAATAACAAATGTTAGTGTAATTAAAAGCATCATAGTCTCACATACAATCTATATTGTCATCCCGATTGATTATATTTTTTGCATACTCAAGGACTCTACTTTGTTTTAGTTCTATATAAAACCCTGGTAAGAATATAAAGTTATATCAACAAGATGGAGAAGTCTACCAGGAAAGGAAGACAAGTTGTCTGCAAATAAATAAAAGTTGTATAATGTCATATGCATTAAAGCTGATGATTGTAACTTTTAAGTTATCCAACATTCTTCTTCCCCAAAAAGAGAACTCCTATTATGTAACTCCCTCCAATATCCAAAAGCAGATTTTTAGATTGATTCCTTCAAGTACTTGTGAGACACTTTAACCAAATGGTAGCAAAGTTTTTCTCTTCGCAAGTAACCTTAATAGCTTTGTGATGAACAGAGTTTTGCtgatttctagggttctttgTTAGTTTTTCTTTGGAGCAAGGGCACTTTAAAGTTTTTCATTGAGTTGATAAAGTATAATTATTAGATGTAAAAGAATGATGTGCTGTATCCGGACTAATACCAATTTTAGCCTTTCAGGAATAAAATGTGACCAATTAACCGGCTAACACACCCACTTGTTACAAGTAACTGTCTTGCTGTTGCATCAAAAGTGATACCATTGACTATTTTGCTAACATTCAACTTGGTAAAAAGAGATTACTCAGGAATACCCATTGGGTTGTGATATTACTTCTGATATTAGCAGTTGTCTTTCTTCAAATGTTTAAGGAAAGACAACCGGGTGCTAACTTTTTTCTATAAAGATATGAACTTCTTTTTTATAAGTAGTTGTATACAGATGAACTTACCTCATCATTTCACGAAATTTGATCCGTTTTTCTTTCTCGTTGGATGTATTTATACTTTGACTTATTCTTTGATACAGGGCCACTTGGAAAGCAATGAAGGTGATCCTGAACTGATTGTTTTCATTCCGTAAGTGTCAACTTTGTTATTTATTCCGCTTTTGCACTGCTATCTGATTTGTTTCTGATGGGCTGCATTCCTGTCTACTCACATTTTGATATTCCTTTTTCTCCGTGTCTCTCAGACACCTTCAAAGAGGCCTCTCGCCCCCAAATGTTCAGTACTAATGGCATTATATCTGTATAATTTGAATATAAAAATTTAACTTTCTGGATGCTTTTCCGAAATTTACTTGTTTCCTTATTTACAAGATTTTCATTCTCCTTTCCATTCTTGTTGAGCATCGTGTAATGATGATTGTCCCCCCCCCCCAAGGTATCTTCCTGTCCTTTGTTTGAACCAACAGTTCACATTTGCTCATTCAAATAATAAACCGGTCCAGTTGATGAAGTAGGAGCTGCAAGAACAGGTTTTACTTCGATTCATGTTGCAGCTCGTCTCTTTGAGGAAAATGAAGGAAAAAATCCTTTAGAGAGGATGAACATGAAGCCAAAGTCAATATAAAGTAGGAGCTGTAAGAAAAGGCTTTGATTGCTGCAAAGTTTAGAAGTTCTGGAAGATGAACATGAAGCCAAAGGCAATATAATGTTGATTATAAGAGGATGAACCTTTATAAGGTTGTTTCTTGTTCTATTGTAAAGAAAAAGAGTAAACGGAAAGAGGGAGGAGGGAGGAGAGGAGTAATATTTCCTTTCTTTTGGATTGATTGTGAAAGAAAAGGAAGGAATGAGTCCCATGTGATACCAGTTCCCTTGATGAACTATTTCTCCTACAAAACAATTGAAGGTCTATGATGGCattataaaattttatttagAAGATCCTTCTGTTCCTGCATCTTCACCCAATTTTGGACTCGGAAAGGAAACATAACATTTTGTTCACCAACGTTTATCTCCATTCCCCTCTTTTTGCCTCCCTATCTGTCCAAATGATTCTCTCCTGCATTTTTGCCGTTTCTCTTTCCGAACCTGAATCTTCCCAGTAAAATATGGATGATTGGATGCCtccttttttcattcttttggcTAACCCTTGAATAAGAAATTCTAGGATCTGATTCAATTACAACATAACTTTCCAAATTTCTTTGCTGTAATTTCCACCATTAAAGTAATTAAGTCATCAACTAGATATTGCAGAAATCAGGTAATATCAAGTCATGTTGATCGTGTTGCAGACATATCAGCAGGAAGTGGTTTATCTTCATTGTGGTTTGAGGACAGAAGATTGTGTCTGTAGATATTGATTGTCGTTCTCTTGTCCATCTAACACCTCCATGTTACTGTCATCTTATATTCATTGGCTGAACTCAATCATGATAGGTTCACAGCAGATGTTAAAATCAAGAGCATAGCAATTGTCGGTGGCGCTGATGGAACAAGTCCAGCTAAGATGAGAGCGTGAGTATAGTATTAACACTTCTTGCATTGTGTGTTCCCTTTTCTTTTAGCTAGCACATTCAATCTGCTGCTGGCTGCTGCCACTTATAACAATTCTCTTGAGATCCCAGGCATATATACTTCTTCAACAAGTATCTTAGAAGTTTTATCTGCCCTAATACACTCTTGCGATTAATCCAGGTTCATCAATCGGGATGGCATTGATTTTTCAGATGCTCAATCTATGCAACCAGTTCAGGTGCTTATATATAGGagtaaccttttttttttttttctgataaGTCCAGTTCAGGTATCTTCTCAAGTTAGCTTTTGAAAGTTTTGATGCCTAGAACATACCTCCTCCTGCACCCCAACCACTTGTGCTGATACTTTTTTTACTTGTAAGGAGTGGGATTTAGCCGAAAACTTGCAAGGAGTTTTAGAGTACCAGACAAGGTATATTACTCCTTTTATCCTTAACATTGCTGCTGCATGGTCTTTCAGGCAATTTTGTAATTGCAACTTTGTACACTGTTCCCACGCAAGCATGCACGTACATTGGCATTTATATTTCATAAGTGCAATTTACATAATATAAATTTTCTGGTATTTTCATGGAGCAAATTGTTCAGATCACTGTTATAGAAGGTTGCTTATATTCTGGCTGTCTATTTTGGTTGTCTCATGCTGTCTGTAAATATTCATTCAGGTATTCTAGGTTTCAGAGTGTGGGAAATATCACCTTGCATTTCCCTGATAATTTTGGTGGTGATACAACACAAATACATTATATTGGTTTGAAAGGAGAAGCCACCCAGGTAATCAGAGTGAAAAATGTTTGAATTTCATGGTCACTGGTTTCAAATATTTATCATAACTTTTTTCCGAAATAATTTTGTTCAGCTGAAGAGGGACGTTGTTGCAAATATTGTTTATGAGGTTGTACCTAACCCCTCTGACCACAAGTGAGTTACCCTTCACCCTTTTAGAAAGATATTGTATGTTGGGTTTCTGCAGTGTTACTCCTACTTTGGCAGTTTAATTCAAATGCAAAATCAATGTTAGTTGTGTCTTGGATTTTCTGAAATGGCTTCACTCTCTGGTAGGATATGAATTATTAAGTTGCAGATTGATGATTAAGAACAAAATTGTTCAGGTAGTCCTCATGTCTAATACTAGAGAAATTTCAAATCGAGTTAGCTTTTAGATTGAGTATCAGTAGAAATTTACTCTGGCAGTccccccgcgcatagcgggaactTAGTGCACCGGCTGCCCTTTTTTTTGGTCCCCGATATCTTATACTCCGTCCATCCCATTCTTTGTAAGTCTATTTGATAGCGTGGAGGTTGAAATATTTGTTTGacttgtttaatatatatagtttGTAGTAGAACAAAATAATAACATAATAGTTTTTTTAATTTCAGTAACAAGTAAATACTATAGTAATAGTTGAAAAGCTAGTTGGGTGGAGAAAATATCACATCAAATTTAAACCATAATTCACTAAATAAATTTTAGTTCTTGAAACTTGTAAAAGTTGTCTAAAATAATTTTATTAGTTGATGGTGTCAAACATTTTGAGAAATCCCAAAATAGGAAGAGTGTTAAATAACTTGGGGAGTGCCAGTGTACTTTATCCTAATTGCATGAGATGGTTACATATTTTGCTGGGCTGCAGACAATAGGGACGTTTAAGCTTTTCAATGGAAAATGTACTAGCTTTGCGCTCTTTGAGTTTTTTCTTTGACTTGCACATCCCCTAGCCTTAAGTTTCTCCCAAATGAACTTCTATGTTACttttcaaaaaccaaaaaaaatgtaCGTTAAATTTAAAGAGTTTAAAACACTTGTATATACGTACTAATAGAACTTCTCTATTTTTTATATATTCTTGGAGCGTACATAATACTGCATGAAAACTTGATTTTTTGAGTTCTCCGCCAGCTATTCTGAGTAAGTCCAGCATAGAGGTGTTGAGGCTTAAAAATGTTTGATGCTATGCACCCAAGGATGTAGCCTAGCGGTCAATAGAGTTGGGGGAGAACCATGACGTCTCAGGTTCAAATCCCAACGGAGGCAAAAACACCAGGTAATTACTTCCCATATGCCTTCAGCCTTGGTGGGCGCAGTTACCCGGTACCTGTGCTAGTGGGAGGTAGTATATACCGGTGAAATACTCGAGGTGCGCACAAGTTGGCCCATACACTACTATTGccggaaaaaaaaaatagttggatGCTATGATCTTTTTCTTTGGAGCAGTGTGTATGCCGTATTGCGCCAAACGGCATACACGCTGctccaaagaaaaatcggatcCATGTATGCATGTAAAATCaggctgccccccccccccccccccaattcctCAAATTTGGCTTCAGCTCCCTTTTGCACTTTTCTGTTGTCCATTAGTCAACTAAAAGATGGTATATATGTGTGCAGGACTCGAGCTGAGGGTGGCGGAGGCCTTTCGCATGTGGAATAAGTTGTGTTTTAGGCAGCTCTCTTTATTAGAGTGCTTTCTTTCTGCTGTATACTGATAGAACCTGTACTCAAAATATACCCTGGAATCATTAGATAATTTACTGGAAAGTGCATTTACTTAGCCCAGCCCTGCCTCGTCTCTCTTCCCTTCGTTCCGTTGACACGATCCAGTGGATAATCACTGTTGACATATCACCTTCCACATGAAGAGTGCCATATCTACACTCATTCGAGCTTTGAGATTTGTCGTACTTCTCATAATTGGATGCCAGAAATGGGTCTCAGGTGTCATTCTTGCCTTTAAAGGTTTCTAGTTTCTGTTTCTTGATTGTGCCAACAAAAGCTTCAGTCGGCATTTGCACCTATCAGGAAAATGCTGATATTAGAGTAGATTCTTGGGCTTTCGTGCTGCAAATCGGTAGCTTAAGCAGAAGGTTATGGGGCAGTGGGCACTAACCTCATATTTTATCACTGCAAAAATTTATTTACCTTTTGGAGCCTAGCTGGGTATAGTGAGTTCCTCTTTTTGTTTGGTGCATCTTTCCTGCGATTCAGTCCCTGAAAACTCAGGGTAAGTACACAAATAGTCATT
This region includes:
- the LOC104233460 gene encoding uncharacterized protein, which translates into the protein MACLHDHDCADHNCSSDWSLFKHIDLSKVSALNEAIRGSVKSVFKPWEQRLNTSEGHLESNEGDPELIVFIPFTADVKIKSIAIVGGADGTSPAKMRAFINRDGIDFSDAQSMQPVQEWDLAENLQGVLEYQTRYSRFQSVGNITLHFPDNFGGDTTQIHYIGLKGEATQLKRDVVANIVYEVVPNPSDHKTRAEGGGGLSHVE